From Candidatus Amoebophilus asiaticus 5a2, the proteins below share one genomic window:
- a CDS encoding IS1-like element ISCaa4 family transposase (programmed frameshift), with translation MNCPRCNNAQSCKDGIVRGRQRYQCKSCRFPYTVSHKSDVKPLSTKRKALQLYLEGLGFRAIGRILNISYGTVYQWVKACGDQVSLPERQDQVDIVEMDEIHTYVGFKKVYCWIWIAVDRLSKRFISYVCGDRSTQTGLKLWERVKDIGKLYCSDYWKSYQQFIPKDKHRQSKSETYTVEGYNSLIRHYLARFKRKGKCYSKQVHMIEKSLNLLMAKLNNQLPILI, from the exons ATGAACTGTCCTCGATGTAATAATGCTCAAAGCTGTAAAGATGGAATTGTTAGAGGTAGACAGCGCTACCAGTGTAAAAGTTGCCGTTTCCCTTACACAGTTAGTCACAAATCGGATGTTAAACCTCTATCTACTAAGCGAAAAGCGTTGCAATTATACTTAGAAGGATTAGGATTTCGAGCTATAGGCCGTATACTCAACATAAGCTATGGAACAGTCTATCAATGGGTAAAAGCATGTGGAGATCAAGTAAGTTTACCAGAAAGACAAGATCAAGTAGATATAGTCGAGATGGATGAAATACACACATATGTGGGTT TCAAAAAAGTCTACTGCTGGATATGGATAGCTGTTGATAGATTGAGCAAGCGTTTTATATCATATGTGTGTGGAGATCGCTCGACACAAACCGGATTGAAGTTATGGGAGCGCGTCAAGGATATAGGCAAGCTGTATTGTAGTGATTATTGGAAAAGCTACCAGCAGTTTATTCCAAAAGATAAACACCGACAAAGCAAATCAGAAACTTATACAGTGGAAGGATATAATAGCTTAATTAGGCACTATTTAGCAAGATTTAAGCGTAAAGGAAAATGCTATAGCAAACAGGTGCACATGATAGAAAAATCGCTCAACCTGCTAATGGCCAAGCTAAATAATCAACTGCCTATCTTAATTTAA
- the miaB gene encoding tRNA (N6-isopentenyl adenosine(37)-C2)-methylthiotransferase MiaB, producing MQDKVLTDLIKTEKPEQIEDFLPNEEDITSPTITRNLYVESYGCQMNIADSEVVVSILRPHGFEITDTYEKADVIFINTCAIRDKAEQTVRKRLSQFNQLKRRNPDLVIGVLGCMAERLKQTLLEEEKLVDLVAGPDAYRDLPRLLATVDSGHKAINTFLSREETYADISPIRLNSNGVSAFISIMRGCDNMCSFCVVPFTRGRERSRDPYSIVKEATELFEQGYREVTLLGQNVDSYKWSPNTDKKEQPTTPQEGVVNFAQLLAMVAQIHPDLRIRFSTSHPKDITDQVLYTIKAYDNICKYIHLPVQSGSSRVLKLMNRTYDRAWYLQKIEDIRRIVGEDCGISSDMIAGFCTETEEDHQDTLSLMEHIKYEFSYMFYYSERPGTLAARKYADDVPLAVKKRRLQEIIDKQRQHSFEKNLKDIGKVYQVLVEGPSKKSDIEWQGRNSANKVVVFPNVDCKKGTYVDVLITNCTTGTLLGEICTR from the coding sequence ATGCAGGACAAGGTACTGACAGATCTAATAAAAACAGAAAAGCCAGAGCAAATTGAAGATTTTTTACCTAACGAAGAGGATATAACCTCCCCTACTATAACCAGAAATTTATATGTGGAAAGTTATGGCTGCCAGATGAATATAGCCGATAGCGAGGTGGTAGTTTCTATCTTACGTCCTCATGGATTTGAAATTACTGATACCTATGAAAAGGCAGATGTAATATTTATCAATACCTGCGCCATCCGCGATAAGGCTGAGCAAACAGTTAGAAAACGGTTATCTCAATTTAACCAACTAAAGCGTCGTAACCCAGATTTAGTTATTGGAGTCCTAGGCTGTATGGCAGAGCGTCTTAAACAAACTCTCTTAGAAGAAGAAAAGTTAGTAGACCTGGTAGCTGGTCCAGATGCTTATCGTGATTTACCGCGCTTACTAGCAACCGTAGATAGTGGGCATAAAGCTATTAACACTTTCTTATCAAGAGAAGAAACGTACGCAGACATTAGTCCCATTCGGCTTAACTCAAATGGTGTTTCGGCATTTATATCTATTATGCGTGGTTGTGATAATATGTGTTCTTTCTGTGTAGTACCTTTTACGCGTGGCAGAGAACGTAGCCGTGACCCTTATTCTATTGTTAAAGAAGCAACCGAACTTTTCGAACAAGGTTACCGAGAAGTAACGCTACTAGGACAAAATGTAGATTCTTATAAATGGTCTCCCAATACGGACAAAAAAGAACAGCCTACAACACCACAAGAAGGAGTTGTTAATTTTGCACAGTTGTTAGCTATGGTTGCACAGATACATCCAGACCTGCGTATACGCTTTTCTACTTCGCATCCCAAAGACATAACAGACCAGGTACTTTATACCATAAAAGCATATGATAATATCTGTAAATATATCCATTTGCCAGTACAAAGTGGTAGCAGTAGGGTATTGAAGTTGATGAATAGAACCTACGACCGCGCATGGTATTTACAAAAGATAGAAGACATTAGAAGAATTGTAGGGGAAGATTGCGGTATATCTTCTGATATGATTGCTGGCTTTTGTACAGAAACAGAAGAAGACCACCAAGATACGCTTTCTCTGATGGAACATATCAAGTACGAGTTTTCTTATATGTTCTACTACTCAGAAAGGCCTGGAACTTTAGCTGCTAGAAAGTACGCTGATGATGTTCCTTTAGCTGTTAAGAAAAGAAGATTACAAGAAATTATCGACAAACAAAGGCAGCATTCTTTTGAAAAGAATCTTAAAGATATTGGGAAAGTATACCAGGTGCTAGTAGAAGGGCCTTCTAAAAAGTCAGATATAGAATGGCAAGGTCGTAATAGTGCTAATAAGGTAGTTGTTTTCCCTAATGTAGATTGTAAAAAGGGTACCTATGTGGATGTACTTATTACTAATTGTACTACTGGTACGTTGCTAGGTGAGATTTGTACTAGGTAG
- the yihA gene encoding ribosome biogenesis GTP-binding protein YihA/YsxC has protein sequence MHIQEAIFVTSSATYKKCPPADKAEIAFIGRSNVGKSSLVNMILGQKKLAKTSARPGKTQLINHFLVNQKYYLVDLPGYGWAQASKTQRIGWNKMVNQYLLYRENLACLFVLLDIRLPPQKIDLLFINFLIDNDIPFAIVLTKADKISKQQVVNQLATFKRTLAPSTKESLNYVVTSSKNQAGKIEALNCIGQIVAGYQQPRLTALNREL, from the coding sequence ATGCATATCCAAGAGGCTATTTTTGTTACTAGCAGTGCAACCTATAAAAAATGTCCGCCTGCTGATAAGGCAGAAATAGCCTTTATTGGTCGCTCAAACGTTGGCAAGTCTTCCCTGGTCAACATGATTTTAGGGCAAAAGAAGCTTGCTAAAACATCTGCTCGTCCAGGAAAAACTCAACTTATTAACCATTTCTTGGTTAATCAAAAATATTATTTGGTGGATTTACCTGGCTATGGATGGGCACAAGCTAGCAAAACCCAACGCATAGGATGGAATAAGATGGTAAACCAATACTTGCTATATAGGGAAAATTTAGCTTGCCTGTTTGTATTGTTAGATATCCGATTACCACCTCAAAAAATAGATTTACTTTTTATTAATTTTCTAATTGATAATGATATACCTTTTGCTATTGTGCTCACCAAGGCTGATAAAATATCTAAACAACAGGTGGTAAACCAGCTGGCGACCTTTAAACGAACACTTGCACCAAGTACTAAAGAATCCCTTAACTATGTTGTTACTTCTTCCAAAAATCAAGCTGGGAAAATAGAAGCACTAAATTGTATAGGACAAATAGTAGCCGGCTATCAACAACCTCGGCTAACAGCTTTAAACAGAGAATTGTAA
- a CDS encoding IS1-like element ISCaa4 family transposase (programmed frameshift) — MNCPRCNNTQSCKDGIVRGRQRYQCKSCRFRYTVSHKSDVKPVYTKRKALQLYLEGLGFRAIGRILNISYGTVYQWVKACGDQVSLPERQDQVDIVEMDEIHTYVGFKKVYCWIWIAVDRLSKRFISYVCGDRSTQTGLKLWERVKDIGKLYCSDYWKSYQQFIPKDKHRQSKSETYTVEGYNSLIRHYLARFKRKGKCYSKQVHMIEKSLNLLMAKLNNQLPILI; from the exons ATGAATTGTCCTCGATGTAATAATACTCAAAGCTGTAAAGATGGAATTGTTAGAGGTAGACAGCGCTACCAGTGTAAAAGTTGCCGTTTCCGTTACACAGTTAGTCACAAATCAGATGTTAAACCTGTATATACTAAGCGAAAAGCGTTGCAATTATACTTAGAAGGATTAGGATTTCGAGCTATAGGCCGTATACTCAACATAAGCTATGGAACAGTCTATCAATGGGTAAAAGCATGTGGAGATCAAGTAAGTTTACCAGAAAGACAAGATCAAGTAGATATAGTCGAGATGGATGAAATACACACATATGTGGGTT TCAAAAAAGTCTACTGCTGGATATGGATAGCTGTTGATAGATTGAGCAAGCGTTTTATATCATATGTGTGTGGAGATCGCTCGACACAAACCGGACTGAAGTTATGGGAGCGCGTCAAGGATATAGGCAAGCTGTATTGTAGTGATTATTGGAAAAGCTACCAGCAGTTTATTCCAAAAGATAAACACCGACAAAGCAAATCAGAAACTTATACAGTGGAAGGATATAATAGCTTAATTAGGCACTATTTAGCAAGATTTAAGCGTAAAGGAAAATGCTATAGCAAACAGGTGCACATGATAGAAAAATCGCTCAACCTGCTAATGGCCAAGCTAAATAATCAGCTGCCTATCTTAATTTAA
- a CDS encoding IS6-like element ISCaa16 family transposase, with the protein MNIFKRCHFKYDIIIWAVRWYCKYGISYRDLEEMLSERGVQVDHCTIYRWVQFYAPKILDKLKWYWKPTRGYSWRVNETYIKVKGKWVYLYRALGQADNTIDFYLSTTRNSNATKRFLSKALRSIPAYSRPKTINTDKTPAYGKSINELKLAGKCPPDLAHRQVKYLNNLIESTHGKLKRLINPTLGFKSMKTAWATIKGFELMRIFKKGRFNAWKYGQGILGEINIITHNLLAL; encoded by the coding sequence ATGAACATCTTTAAAAGATGTCACTTCAAATACGATATAATCATATGGGCAGTAAGATGGTATTGCAAGTATGGAATAAGCTATCGTGATTTAGAAGAAATGCTCTCTGAAAGAGGAGTTCAAGTAGATCACTGCACCATTTATAGGTGGGTTCAGTTCTACGCCCCCAAGATATTAGATAAGCTCAAATGGTATTGGAAGCCTACTCGGGGCTATAGCTGGCGTGTAAATGAAACTTATATTAAAGTGAAGGGTAAATGGGTATACCTTTATAGAGCTTTAGGTCAAGCAGATAATACCATAGATTTTTATCTATCCACTACCAGAAATAGTAATGCAACTAAGAGGTTCTTAAGTAAAGCATTAAGGTCTATTCCCGCATATTCTAGGCCTAAAACTATCAACACTGATAAAACCCCTGCCTACGGAAAGTCCATAAATGAGCTAAAACTAGCCGGTAAATGTCCTCCAGATTTAGCACACCGGCAAGTCAAATATCTCAATAATCTAATAGAATCGACCCATGGTAAGCTTAAGAGGTTAATTAATCCAACATTAGGCTTTAAATCCATGAAGACAGCATGGGCTACCATAAAAGGCTTTGAGCTAATGCGCATCTTTAAGAAGGGGCGTTTTAATGCATGGAAATATGGACAAGGTATTTTGGGAGAAATTAATATTATCACCCATAATTTATTAGCTCTTTAA
- a CDS encoding DUF368 domain-containing protein, whose translation MGTADVIPGISSGTIALLTGIYTQLLGAIHSFNKTAFYLFRTCKWKLFWHHIHGNFLLPLGLGITVSLLTTVRLVRYLLAEHPIEIWSFFWGLSIISSIVVYQQIKRISLLTLLLSSIGAFLAYYITQITPLTSSNALWFIFIAGGIAMCAMILPGISGSFILLILGKYAYMLEALEKFDWPILTVFLLGGLLGLLTFSKFIFLLLRTYTGYTIALLAGFMLGSIPKTWPWKALVPAVNTANSIMVEKNISPMDFQVVYQKDPHILQAFLCISLGCLVVIMLKKLGGRKHI comes from the coding sequence ATGGGTACAGCTGATGTAATTCCTGGTATATCGAGCGGTACTATTGCTTTGCTAACTGGTATATATACACAACTATTAGGGGCCATACATTCATTTAATAAAACTGCATTTTATTTATTTAGAACTTGTAAATGGAAGTTGTTCTGGCACCATATACATGGAAACTTCTTGTTACCCTTAGGTTTAGGAATTACTGTTAGCTTACTTACTACAGTACGCTTAGTCCGCTATTTACTAGCTGAACATCCTATAGAAATTTGGTCATTTTTCTGGGGACTTAGTATTATATCTTCTATCGTTGTATATCAGCAAATAAAAAGAATCAGTCTCTTAACTTTATTACTTAGTAGTATCGGAGCCTTTTTAGCATACTATATTACCCAAATTACTCCTCTTACCAGTTCTAATGCACTCTGGTTTATTTTTATAGCAGGTGGCATAGCCATGTGCGCCATGATTTTACCAGGCATTTCAGGAAGCTTTATATTGCTTATACTAGGTAAATATGCTTACATGTTAGAAGCTCTTGAAAAATTTGATTGGCCTATACTAACTGTGTTTCTATTAGGTGGTTTACTAGGATTACTTACCTTTTCTAAATTCATATTTTTATTACTACGTACCTATACAGGATATACTATAGCACTCTTAGCTGGGTTTATGCTTGGCTCTATTCCTAAAACCTGGCCCTGGAAAGCACTTGTGCCTGCGGTAAATACAGCTAACAGTATAATGGTAGAAAAGAATATATCTCCTATGGATTTTCAAGTTGTTTATCAAAAAGATCCACATATTTTACAAGCATTCCTGTGCATTAGTTTAGGTTGCTTAGTAGTTATTATGTTAAAGAAATTAGGAGGCCGCAAACATATATAG